From Candidatus Poribacteria bacterium, the proteins below share one genomic window:
- a CDS encoding ABC transporter substrate-binding protein codes for MDIRGIITSTFLFTIITVGLSSCDKVVSVISDDEMPRIVREEIPIGVVVALTGHHAEPYGFPMQRGFELAREEINSRGDLNLTFITVDDMSSPDGAKAAVQHLVGQGVPAIVGLAISTHLKEAAPIAQKNKVIAFSSVSSAAGLSTIGGFVFRTSLAVDISIPSGVMATQEKLGYKKVATIYDEIDVYSRSSNEVLRTVLEANGVEILTQETFQTGDTDFSQQLTNIMAMVPEVLFISALSQEIAGILAQTPEVDFPDTIQVIAPDLTRDELQKAGEGAEGTIGFIGWSSISDAPGNQAFVRNYRATYGIEPEPWAAQSYATLYVLANAIKTARSTDPTAIRDALAQTTDFPTILGKLGSYAFNPDGDALYDQILMIVKDGELQFFE; via the coding sequence ATGGATATAAGAGGAATTATAACATCTACGTTTTTATTCACAATTATTACTGTCGGACTTTCCAGTTGTGATAAGGTCGTCTCGGTAATATCTGATGACGAAATGCCTCGGATCGTGCGTGAAGAGATTCCGATCGGTGTTGTCGTAGCACTGACAGGGCATCATGCCGAACCGTATGGGTTCCCGATGCAACGCGGCTTTGAGTTGGCACGAGAAGAGATTAACAGCCGTGGTGATCTAAATCTCACGTTTATCACTGTGGACGATATGAGTTCCCCAGACGGGGCAAAGGCGGCTGTACAGCACTTGGTGGGTCAAGGCGTACCTGCTATCGTTGGGCTCGCGATCTCGACGCACCTTAAAGAAGCGGCTCCAATTGCGCAGAAGAATAAGGTCATAGCTTTCAGTTCGGTCTCCTCCGCGGCGGGTTTGAGCACGATCGGGGGTTTTGTCTTCCGCACCAGTCTCGCCGTGGATATAAGTATCCCCAGTGGTGTGATGGCGACGCAGGAGAAACTCGGCTATAAAAAAGTGGCAACGATCTATGATGAGATTGATGTCTATTCCAGAAGTAGCAACGAAGTGCTAAGAACAGTGCTTGAGGCAAACGGGGTCGAGATTCTAACTCAGGAAACCTTCCAAACCGGCGATACCGATTTTTCGCAGCAATTAACGAATATCATGGCGATGGTGCCGGAAGTGCTCTTTATCTCTGCACTTTCACAAGAAATCGCGGGGATTCTCGCGCAAACACCCGAAGTAGATTTTCCCGACACGATTCAGGTGATTGCTCCGGATTTAACCAGGGATGAACTCCAAAAGGCGGGTGAGGGTGCCGAAGGAACAATAGGTTTTATCGGATGGTCCAGTATATCTGATGCCCCCGGAAACCAAGCCTTCGTTCGAAATTATCGGGCGACATACGGTATTGAACCCGAACCGTGGGCGGCACAGTCGTATGCGACTCTCTACGTTCTCGCCAATGCAATTAAGACAGCACGATCGACGGATCCGACCGCCATTCGGGACGCACTCGCACAGACGACGGATTTTCCCACAATTTTGGGTAAATTAGGCAGTTACGCTTTTAATCCCGACGGAGATGCACTGTATGACCAGATTTTAATGATCGTCAAGGACGGAGAACTTCAGTTCTTTGAATGA
- the rpsI gene encoding 30S ribosomal protein S9 yields MAIEQFWGTGRRKTSVARVRIIPGGEAGVTVNKKPIQEYFERADHWQAAQRPIEHVEKLGEYAVHVNVKGGGKTGQSGAISHGLARALVKADESLKPLLKKAGFLTRDPRMVERKKYGQKGARARFQFSKR; encoded by the coding sequence ATGGCTATTGAACAATTCTGGGGAACCGGCAGACGCAAAACTTCAGTCGCCCGTGTCCGAATCATTCCGGGCGGTGAAGCCGGCGTTACGGTTAACAAAAAACCGATTCAAGAGTACTTCGAACGCGCCGATCACTGGCAAGCCGCACAACGCCCGATTGAACATGTTGAGAAGCTCGGCGAATATGCCGTCCACGTCAACGTAAAGGGCGGTGGAAAGACCGGACAGTCTGGCGCGATCTCACACGGACTTGCACGCGCACTCGTCAAAGCGGATGAATCCTTGAAGCCTTTATTGAAAAAGGCGGGTTTTTTAACGCGCGATCCGAGAATGGTCGAGCGGAAGAAGTACGGACAGAAAGGCGCACGGGCACGCTTCCAATTCTCCAAGCGTTAG
- the hslV gene encoding ATP-dependent protease subunit HslV translates to MRIRSTTILAVRRDGEVAIGGDGQVTLGDTAIKHGARKVRKIHNDQVLIGFAGSASDAITLYENLEKKLEQYRGNLQKSAVELAREWRSDRVLRQVDALLIAADTSDSYLISGSGDVISPDDDVLAIGSGGSIALAAAKALLKYSNLTAKEIISEALQLTSEICIYTNGRIEVETIES, encoded by the coding sequence ATGCGTATTCGTTCAACAACGATCTTAGCGGTTCGCCGTGATGGTGAGGTAGCTATCGGTGGCGATGGTCAAGTTACTTTAGGAGATACGGCGATTAAACACGGTGCCCGCAAAGTACGCAAAATTCATAACGACCAGGTTCTGATCGGTTTCGCAGGGTCCGCCTCGGATGCGATCACCCTCTATGAAAATTTGGAGAAGAAACTGGAACAGTATCGCGGGAACCTTCAGAAATCAGCGGTGGAACTCGCACGGGAATGGCGCAGCGATAGAGTACTGAGACAGGTAGACGCACTCTTGATTGCCGCGGATACCAGCGACAGTTATCTTATTTCTGGGAGCGGCGACGTAATTTCGCCCGATGACGATGTTCTGGCAATCGGTTCCGGCGGATCGATTGCCTTGGCAGCCGCAAAGGCACTGCTAAAATACTCAAACCTGACTGCAAAAGAGATTATTTCAGAAGCACTCCAACTGACGAGTGAAATCTGTATTTACACGAATGGTAGAATTGAAGTTGAGACGATAGAGAGTTAG
- a CDS encoding formylglycine-generating enzyme family protein, whose translation MIIRKEIAFILISTVLWICHTQHIPYADDVPEGMVLIPAGEFEMGSDDGAANARPVHTVYVDAFYMDTHEITNAQYKAFVDANPQWQKDNIATEYHDGVYLRLWEGNIYPEGKADHPVIYVSWYAAMAYAEWAGKRLPTEAEWEKAALGGLSGKVYPWGDTYDATHANYGRYHNAPIAVGQYPPNGYGLYDMAGNIS comes from the coding sequence ATGATAATTCGAAAAGAAATTGCATTCATTCTTATTTCCACTGTCTTGTGGATCTGTCATACACAACACATTCCTTACGCAGATGATGTCCCTGAGGGTATGGTCCTGATTCCAGCGGGTGAATTTGAAATGGGGAGTGACGACGGAGCCGCCAATGCGCGTCCCGTACATACCGTCTATGTCGATGCGTTCTATATGGACACCCACGAGATAACAAACGCCCAATACAAAGCATTCGTCGATGCAAATCCGCAGTGGCAAAAAGATAACATTGCGACGGAATATCACGACGGCGTATATCTCCGACTCTGGGAGGGCAACATCTATCCGGAAGGCAAAGCCGACCATCCCGTTATTTACGTCAGCTGGTACGCAGCGATGGCTTACGCAGAATGGGCAGGGAAGAGATTGCCAACAGAGGCAGAATGGGAGAAAGCCGCGCTCGGTGGACTGAGCGGGAAAGTGTATCCCTGGGGTGATACTTATGATGCAACCCACGCAAACTATGGACGGTATCACAACGCTCCCATCGCTGTCGGGCAGTACCCACCCAACGGCTACGGTTTATACGATATGGCAGGCAACATCTCTTAG
- a CDS encoding AAA family ATPase has protein sequence MRIILYTGKGGVGKTTIAAATGIKLAELGYKTIVISLDVAHSLRDAFDNHEKLVRRSEEKQIHIRDNLWIQEINVQEAIVEYWEDVYGYIRSLLNRSGLDSLVAEEIAVFPGMEEICALLYINQYVREKSYDVIILDCAPTGESLRFVSIPTTLEWYMSHIFKLERNLARVAGPVIERVSSVPIPRDNYFQNIQELFDKLEGIDGVLTDPKITTVRLVTNPEKIVIKETQRAFMYFCLYGLCIDAVIINRIFPDDVDAAYFEAWKRSQQHYIQEAMDYFSDVPIWKVNLFTEEIVGEQGLRRLADTLYSGIDPADRFSKERPYQFQKIGDAYQLSMRLPFLSKEEIGLTKHGDELIITVEGFKQHVALPRTLANKKTTGAKLTDDQLVIQFEGESRT, from the coding sequence ATGCGAATTATTCTCTACACAGGTAAAGGAGGGGTCGGCAAAACAACGATTGCCGCTGCTACGGGTATCAAACTCGCAGAACTCGGTTACAAAACTATTGTGATTTCGCTTGACGTTGCGCATTCGCTCCGAGATGCTTTTGATAACCACGAAAAACTCGTTCGCCGGAGTGAAGAGAAACAGATCCACATCAGAGACAATCTCTGGATACAAGAGATTAACGTTCAGGAAGCCATCGTTGAATACTGGGAGGATGTGTACGGTTATATCCGTTCGTTGCTTAACCGTTCCGGACTTGATAGCCTCGTCGCAGAGGAGATCGCCGTGTTTCCGGGAATGGAGGAGATTTGCGCCCTCCTGTATATCAATCAATACGTTCGCGAAAAAAGTTATGATGTGATTATCCTTGACTGTGCACCGACGGGTGAGTCGCTCCGGTTTGTGAGTATCCCCACGACGCTGGAATGGTACATGAGCCACATTTTCAAATTGGAACGCAATCTTGCGAGGGTCGCGGGTCCGGTCATTGAGCGCGTGAGTTCCGTCCCGATCCCACGAGATAATTACTTTCAGAATATTCAGGAGTTATTCGATAAATTGGAAGGAATTGATGGCGTCCTGACAGATCCGAAGATTACGACTGTTCGCTTAGTGACGAATCCGGAAAAAATCGTTATCAAAGAGACGCAGCGGGCATTCATGTATTTTTGCCTGTACGGGTTGTGTATTGACGCTGTAATTATCAATCGTATCTTCCCTGATGACGTTGATGCGGCATACTTTGAGGCTTGGAAACGGTCACAACAGCACTACATTCAGGAAGCAATGGATTATTTCTCGGATGTCCCGATCTGGAAGGTAAACCTCTTCACAGAGGAAATTGTGGGAGAACAGGGACTGCGTCGGTTGGCGGACACGCTCTATTCAGGGATTGACCCGGCAGATCGGTTCTCTAAAGAACGCCCGTATCAATTTCAAAAAATAGGAGATGCGTATCAGTTGTCGATGCGTCTCCCGTTTCTCAGCAAAGAGGAAATCGGATTGACGAAACACGGCGATGAGTTAATTATTACAGTGGAGGGTTTCAAGCAACACGTCGCACTGCCGCGGACGCTCGCAAACAAAAAAACGACTGGAGCGAAACTCACAGACGACCAACTCGTGATTCAATTTGAAGGAGAGAGCCGGACCTGA
- a CDS encoding DMT family transporter, with the protein MAADRRPLRPAYDYVEHRHPPQTASRATIFFYLYPFFTVLFGHFYLPNDRLSTMKGLGIFVAFGGVFLAIVPNLQGGGITEYLIGDIIVTLGSCFLGLRITLTKVFVQEIHPYRLLVWLLGLSMPCFYVLSLIFEGDTPIEWTLQSSAGLLYQGWIVTGFCFLVLTSLLRRYKASKLVILGFLMPISGVLFSYLILGEELSLGLLVGTGLVATGIYLVNKQS; encoded by the coding sequence ATTGCTGCTGATCGCCGTCCTCTACGCCCTGCATACGATTACGTTGAACATCGGCACCCACCTCAAACAGCCTCTCGGGCAACCATTTTTTTCTATCTCTACCCGTTCTTCACAGTCCTGTTCGGACACTTCTATCTTCCAAACGATCGACTCTCCACCATGAAAGGCCTGGGAATTTTCGTTGCCTTCGGTGGTGTTTTTCTCGCAATCGTGCCGAATTTACAAGGTGGCGGCATCACAGAGTACCTCATCGGCGATATAATCGTAACCCTCGGGTCGTGTTTCTTGGGACTCCGCATCACATTGACAAAGGTGTTCGTTCAGGAGATTCACCCGTACCGACTCCTCGTCTGGCTGTTAGGTCTAAGCATGCCCTGCTTTTACGTCCTGAGTCTCATTTTTGAGGGCGATACGCCGATCGAATGGACGCTACAAAGCAGTGCAGGCTTGCTCTACCAAGGATGGATTGTCACAGGTTTCTGCTTTTTGGTGTTGACATCCCTGCTAAGAAGATACAAGGCGAGCAAACTGGTAATTTTAGGCTTCCTGATGCCGATATCCGGTGTTCTGTTCAGCTATCTGATTTTAGGGGAGGAACTGAGCCTCGGTTTGTTGGTAGGGACTGGGTTAGTCGCAACCGGAATTTATTTGGTGAACAAGCAGTCTTAG
- a CDS encoding adenylosuccinate synthase: MSNIVILGAQWGDESKGKLTDVFAADADVVARYQGGDNAGHTIVLGEKTFILHLIPSGILRPDTVNIIGNGVVINLETLFGEIDRLQAQDIEVSSDNLKISDRAHLIMPYHKVVEQWEQMGSATKIGTTSRGIGPTYSDKMNRHAGIRVGDLLEFDQFQKKLDYNLETKTDALQIGGPERHVLLETYHSYAQRIAPYVTDTVAFMHDALASEKRILFEGAQGTMLDIDFGTYPYVTSSNCTAGAVCTGLGIGPKAIEEILGVSKAYVTRVGGGPFPTEMPPELDEEIREIGKEYGATTRRPRRCGWLDLVALRYATQINGLTAIAMTKLDVFDTLADLQVCVAYRYKGKQTTTFPSSLQVLEECEPVYETLPGWQQPLTEARTAADIPQRTKDYIAYVADYLDVPIPIISVGPDRDQIVQLGRPLW, translated from the coding sequence ATGTCAAACATTGTCATCTTAGGCGCACAATGGGGCGATGAAAGTAAAGGGAAATTGACCGATGTTTTCGCCGCAGATGCGGATGTTGTCGCACGGTATCAAGGCGGCGATAACGCAGGGCATACCATCGTTCTCGGAGAGAAAACATTTATTCTCCACTTGATTCCATCTGGCATCCTACGTCCCGATACTGTGAACATTATTGGCAACGGGGTCGTCATTAATTTGGAGACACTTTTCGGCGAGATCGATCGGCTACAGGCACAGGACATTGAAGTCAGCAGCGATAACCTGAAAATCAGCGATCGCGCACATCTCATTATGCCGTATCACAAGGTCGTCGAACAGTGGGAACAGATGGGGAGTGCGACCAAAATCGGCACGACGTCCCGCGGTATCGGTCCGACCTACTCTGACAAGATGAACCGACATGCCGGCATTCGCGTGGGGGATCTGCTTGAGTTTGACCAGTTCCAAAAGAAGTTGGATTACAACCTCGAGACCAAAACAGACGCACTCCAAATCGGCGGACCCGAACGACACGTACTGCTCGAAACTTACCACAGTTACGCACAGCGGATCGCACCCTATGTAACGGATACTGTCGCTTTCATGCACGACGCACTCGCTTCCGAGAAACGGATCCTCTTTGAAGGGGCACAGGGGACTATGCTCGATATAGATTTCGGGACCTATCCCTACGTTACCTCTTCTAACTGCACCGCCGGTGCCGTCTGTACCGGACTCGGTATAGGACCCAAAGCAATTGAGGAGATACTCGGTGTTTCCAAAGCCTATGTCACGCGCGTCGGTGGGGGACCGTTCCCTACAGAGATGCCGCCCGAATTGGATGAGGAAATCCGGGAAATTGGCAAAGAATATGGTGCCACAACACGCCGTCCAAGACGCTGCGGCTGGTTAGACCTCGTCGCACTTCGGTACGCAACGCAAATTAACGGGTTAACCGCTATCGCGATGACAAAACTGGATGTGTTTGATACCCTTGCCGATCTCCAGGTCTGTGTCGCCTACCGCTACAAAGGGAAACAGACAACGACGTTCCCGAGTAGCCTACAGGTCTTAGAGGAATGCGAACCCGTCTACGAAACACTCCCCGGATGGCAGCAACCCTTAACCGAAGCACGCACCGCGGCGGACATTCCGCAACGTACCAAAGACTACATCGCGTATGTCGCAGATTATCTCGACGTGCCAATCCCGATTATCTCCGTCGGACCCGACAGAGATCAGATCGTGCAACTCGGACGTCCACTTTGGTAG
- a CDS encoding carboxypeptidase regulatory-like domain-containing protein, with protein sequence MQNYIIHSILLLFLGTISGICQTPETTFHGTFLDAQDGHPIPEVLVRIAVEKIEQVYPDREFAHATVTDAKGTFSLVIPNGNQTYHAFSLMALHPQYQAKRFQKEMVPSKKKYNLGMIALRRTLSLQGNVSGEGNVAGLIVNLKMHNTSADFFRAAAPIEHAVKTGPAGNFHFTELYPIEYTLTISQNGLIIAFIASIHPQQQAQISVRLPKLKTLRGTVVDAQERPVADAQIHATRHAETSHGHSALLSSTQTNGTGNFQIEVLETEPRLLSLEVGKKGYFSRVYENVDIRRMPSMLPLKKAARVKGRVILPQHIPADGQYAVKVFPVDTQMEPSLNPLVLYRPILSRHFPVTESAFVVEGLFAEKYSCYIVGDGISATRIDVDAAMCPEQVSVIVDQPTTTLQGQVFWADTGDPVHNAVVSRAWYPWELHPSDMSMTLDRFEVETDAHGTFKFCNLTEAQYLLHIRAVHAVFEVATERYQRTLIQKRVEIPTSGTGYRIYIGRQDGTPFVK encoded by the coding sequence ATGCAAAATTATATCATTCATTCAATTTTGCTGCTCTTTCTCGGCACCATCTCCGGCATCTGCCAAACACCGGAGACCACCTTCCACGGGACGTTCCTTGATGCCCAAGATGGACATCCGATCCCGGAGGTCCTCGTGCGCATCGCTGTTGAAAAAATTGAGCAGGTCTATCCAGATCGGGAGTTCGCACACGCAACAGTAACGGACGCGAAAGGCACTTTTTCGTTGGTCATCCCCAACGGAAACCAAACCTACCACGCCTTCTCACTCATGGCACTCCATCCACAGTATCAGGCGAAACGCTTCCAGAAGGAAATGGTCCCCAGCAAAAAGAAATATAATTTGGGGATGATTGCGTTGCGGCGAACACTATCGCTGCAAGGGAACGTTTCGGGTGAGGGAAATGTCGCTGGACTTATTGTGAACCTGAAGATGCACAACACGTCAGCGGACTTCTTTCGCGCCGCCGCACCCATTGAGCACGCTGTGAAGACAGGACCCGCGGGCAATTTCCATTTTACTGAACTCTATCCGATCGAATACACCTTGACAATTTCTCAGAACGGTCTTATTATAGCGTTTATAGCGTCCATTCATCCACAACAGCAGGCACAGATTTCTGTCCGTCTGCCGAAATTGAAGACGTTACGCGGCACGGTTGTCGATGCACAGGAACGACCCGTAGCAGATGCACAGATTCATGCAACGCGGCACGCAGAAACATCTCATGGACATAGTGCCCTCCTCTCATCAACACAAACAAACGGGACTGGCAACTTTCAAATAGAGGTCTTAGAGACTGAACCACGACTCCTTTCACTTGAGGTCGGCAAAAAGGGGTACTTTTCGAGGGTATACGAAAACGTAGATATCCGTCGGATGCCGTCAATGCTACCACTAAAGAAGGCGGCACGCGTTAAAGGACGTGTGATCCTCCCGCAGCATATACCCGCTGACGGGCAGTATGCTGTGAAGGTGTTCCCCGTGGACACACAGATGGAGCCGAGCCTGAATCCGTTGGTATTATACAGGCCGATTTTGTCGAGACACTTTCCTGTGACGGAATCCGCTTTTGTCGTTGAGGGGCTTTTTGCGGAGAAATATAGTTGCTATATTGTTGGAGACGGCATCTCGGCAACCCGAATTGACGTGGACGCCGCGATGTGTCCTGAACAGGTATCTGTTATAGTGGATCAACCCACGACAACACTACAGGGACAAGTTTTCTGGGCAGATACAGGTGACCCTGTCCACAACGCTGTCGTTTCGCGCGCATGGTATCCCTGGGAATTACATCCGTCTGACATGTCGATGACGCTGGATCGGTTTGAGGTGGAAACGGACGCGCACGGTACGTTCAAATTCTGCAACCTAACAGAGGCACAGTATCTGCTCCACATCCGTGCTGTTCACGCCGTGTTTGAAGTGGCGACGGAACGGTATCAACGGACACTTATTCAAAAGCGGGTTGAAATCCCTACTTCTGGCACCGGATATCGCATCTACATAGGCAGGCAAGACGGCACACCTTTTGTAAAATGA
- the hslU gene encoding ATP-dependent protease ATPase subunit HslU: MHRSKAKSAGNALASALTPRQIVEELDKYIVGQFEAKRCVAIALRNRARRQMLAEDMQDEVSPKNIIMIGSTGVGKTEIARRLARLVDAPFIKVEASKYTEIGYVGRDVESMIRDLTETAISRVKAEQTEAVEEKARESTEERLLDCIFPVPRSLQRRPRLQEDDVLDEPEEEDDDGVLQLPFDMGPDMGDETEEAREKERERYLKTREKFREWLREGRLEDKPVEINVKHQSMPFVEIFSPGGIEEMDINFKDMFNNILPNQTKKRRVPVSEARTILMQEEAEKLIDMDAVISEAIERVEDSGIVFLDEIDKIAGRESRHGPDISREGVQRDILPIIEGSTVTSKYGAIRTHHILFIAAGAFHVSSPSDLIPELQGRFPIRVELKSLNKEDFKSILTEPKNALVKQYAALLRTEGIEATITDDAIDEIAALAFQVNESVEDIGARRLHTIMEKLFENLFFDAPNLEKKQMAIDAAYVRAELSEIVKDQDLSRYIL; the protein is encoded by the coding sequence TTGCACAGATCAAAAGCAAAGAGCGCGGGAAACGCTTTAGCATCTGCTCTCACACCGAGGCAGATCGTTGAGGAATTGGATAAGTATATCGTTGGACAGTTTGAAGCGAAACGGTGTGTTGCGATTGCGCTTCGCAACCGCGCCCGACGGCAGATGTTGGCAGAAGATATGCAGGATGAGGTGTCGCCGAAAAACATTATTATGATCGGTTCAACGGGTGTGGGAAAAACTGAAATTGCACGTAGACTCGCGCGGCTCGTTGATGCGCCCTTCATCAAAGTAGAGGCGTCAAAGTATACCGAAATCGGTTACGTGGGTCGAGACGTTGAATCCATGATCCGCGATCTGACTGAAACGGCTATTAGCCGTGTTAAAGCCGAGCAAACCGAGGCAGTTGAAGAAAAAGCGAGGGAATCCACTGAAGAACGGTTGCTTGATTGCATTTTTCCGGTGCCACGTTCGCTCCAGCGACGGCCGCGTTTACAAGAAGACGATGTGCTCGATGAGCCGGAGGAAGAGGATGATGACGGGGTTCTGCAACTCCCGTTCGATATGGGTCCTGACATGGGAGATGAAACCGAAGAAGCCAGAGAGAAGGAGCGCGAACGTTATCTCAAGACCCGAGAGAAATTTAGAGAGTGGCTCAGAGAAGGTCGACTTGAGGATAAACCCGTCGAAATCAATGTCAAGCATCAGAGTATGCCGTTTGTGGAAATTTTCTCACCCGGTGGTATAGAGGAGATGGACATCAATTTCAAGGATATGTTCAATAACATCTTACCGAATCAGACGAAGAAACGCAGAGTTCCCGTCTCCGAAGCGCGAACGATCTTGATGCAGGAGGAAGCCGAAAAACTTATTGATATGGATGCCGTCATCAGCGAAGCGATCGAACGGGTTGAGGACTCCGGCATTGTTTTTTTGGATGAAATTGACAAGATTGCGGGCAGAGAATCTCGACATGGACCTGATATTTCGCGTGAAGGCGTGCAACGGGATATCCTTCCCATTATCGAAGGGAGTACGGTGACCTCGAAATATGGCGCAATCCGTACGCACCACATTCTATTCATCGCCGCTGGCGCGTTCCACGTCTCAAGTCCGTCTGACCTCATTCCAGAACTACAGGGTAGGTTTCCGATCCGCGTAGAACTCAAAAGTCTGAATAAGGAGGACTTTAAATCTATTCTGACGGAACCGAAGAACGCGTTGGTCAAGCAATATGCTGCGTTATTGCGTACCGAAGGGATTGAAGCGACTATTACCGATGACGCGATTGATGAGATCGCCGCGCTTGCCTTCCAAGTCAATGAATCGGTTGAAGACATCGGCGCCCGCCGCCTGCACACCATCATGGAGAAACTTTTCGAGAATCTCTTCTTTGACGCACCGAATCTTGAAAAAAAGCAGATGGCCATTGATGCGGCGTACGTCAGGGCGGAATTGTCAGAAATTGTCAAGGATCAGGATCTGAGTAGATACATTCTCTAA
- the rplM gene encoding 50S ribosomal protein L13, with protein MKTKTYFPKTEKDIRWYVVDAEGQILGRLASRIAQVLRGKNDPRYTPHADLGFRVAVVNAEKVVVTGNKREQKTYFRHSGYPGGDKYRTFDEQMARKPEVIITNAVRGMLPKNHLGRQLMKGLRVYAGPTHPHQAQEPEVLTL; from the coding sequence CTGAAAACGAAAACCTATTTCCCGAAAACGGAAAAAGACATTAGATGGTATGTGGTGGACGCCGAGGGGCAGATACTCGGGCGTTTGGCATCCCGTATCGCACAGGTGCTGCGCGGAAAGAATGACCCGCGGTATACACCGCACGCCGATTTAGGGTTCCGCGTCGCTGTCGTGAATGCGGAGAAAGTCGTCGTCACAGGGAATAAAAGGGAACAGAAAACCTACTTTCGGCATAGCGGCTACCCCGGTGGTGATAAATATCGAACTTTTGATGAACAGATGGCTCGCAAACCAGAGGTGATTATCACCAACGCCGTTAGGGGAATGCTCCCAAAAAATCACCTCGGTCGTCAACTGATGAAGGGGCTCAGGGTTTACGCCGGACCGACACACCCGCACCAAGCACAGGAACCGGAAGTCTTAACACTTTAA